A DNA window from Agarivorans sp. TSD2052 contains the following coding sequences:
- the arnC gene encoding undecaprenyl-phosphate 4-deoxy-4-formamido-L-arabinose transferase has protein sequence MRHKQQINFVSIVIPVYNEADSLQELIERTCAAADTMGKDYEVLLVDDGSKDNSADIIEAASANEGSHIVGIILNRNYGQHNAIMAGFEHVRGDLIVTLDADLQNPPEEIPNLVAKAEEGYDSVGTVRKNRQDSRLRRYPSMLINKIVKRSTGVEMNDYGCMLRAYRRHVVDAMLQCHERSTFIPILANGFARHTVEIDVEHSERQQGESKYNVLGLINLMFDLLTSMTTAPLRMLSLVGGAIAALGSLFGLILLAMRLLYGAEWGVDGVFPLFAILFIFIGAQFVGLGLLGEYIGRIYSDVRARPRYYVQDVLVGEATQQARTSNESKSSPSES, from the coding sequence ATGAGGCATAAGCAACAGATAAACTTCGTATCTATCGTCATTCCGGTATATAACGAAGCCGACAGTTTACAAGAGCTGATCGAACGCACCTGCGCTGCAGCAGACACCATGGGCAAAGACTATGAAGTTTTGCTGGTTGATGATGGCAGTAAAGATAATAGCGCAGACATTATTGAAGCCGCATCAGCCAATGAAGGCAGTCACATTGTCGGTATTATCCTAAACCGTAACTACGGCCAACATAACGCCATAATGGCCGGGTTTGAGCACGTTCGCGGTGATTTGATCGTTACCCTCGATGCCGATTTACAAAACCCTCCTGAAGAAATCCCTAACTTGGTGGCAAAAGCAGAAGAAGGTTATGACTCAGTCGGTACAGTGCGTAAAAATCGCCAAGACAGCCGCTTACGTCGCTACCCGTCAATGCTAATCAACAAAATAGTCAAGCGATCTACTGGCGTTGAGATGAACGACTATGGCTGCATGTTACGTGCTTATCGTCGCCATGTTGTTGATGCTATGCTGCAGTGCCACGAGCGCAGTACCTTCATTCCTATTTTGGCGAATGGTTTTGCTCGCCATACCGTAGAAATCGATGTAGAACACAGTGAACGCCAGCAAGGTGAGTCAAAGTACAATGTATTAGGTTTAATCAACCTGATGTTTGATTTACTGACCAGTATGACTACCGCGCCTCTAAGAATGCTAAGCCTTGTGGGCGGTGCTATTGCCGCTTTAGGCAGCTTGTTTGGTCTAATTTTGCTGGCTATGCGCTTACTTTATGGCGCAGAGTGGGGCGTAGATGGGGTATTCCCCTTATTCGCGATCTTATTCATCTTTATTGGTGCGCAATTTGTCGGTTTAGGCTTACTCGGTGAGTATATTGGCCGAATTTATTCCGATGTCAGGGCCCGCCCTCGCTACTACGTACAAGACGTTTTAGTAGGAGAAGCAACCCAACAGGCCCGTACATCCAACGAATCCAAGTCATCGCCTAGCGAAAGCTAA
- the arnB gene encoding UDP-4-amino-4-deoxy-L-arabinose aminotransferase gives MNQTFLPLSRPAIEQQEIDAVVDVLKSGWITTGPKNAELETAIKDYTGAEHAVALSSATAGLHLTLVALGIGPGDEVITPSMTWVSTVNLITLMGAKPVFVDVDADTLMTTADRIEALITDNTKLIVPVHYAGAPLDLDAIYALAERFNIPVVEDAAHAIGCEYKGRPIGKTGHCIFSLHAIKNVTTAEGGIFTTNDGQLADRIRRLKFHGLGVDAFDRETHGRAPQAEVIEPGYKYNMPDICAVLGLGQMQRLAQITKQRQNLVAHYRQLLSTVDGISPLSIPDYPHTHCWHLMIVRVEPSICGFDRDQLISMLKQVDIGAGIHFKACHSQKYYRENYQTRFGAINPDLNNTEFNSQRICSLPLFPDMQLSDVERVVAAITNFIGTLHEA, from the coding sequence ATGAATCAAACATTTTTACCCTTAAGTCGCCCAGCTATTGAGCAGCAAGAAATCGATGCTGTAGTTGACGTACTAAAATCAGGGTGGATAACCACGGGGCCGAAAAACGCCGAGCTAGAAACGGCGATAAAAGACTATACGGGCGCAGAACATGCCGTTGCTTTAAGCAGTGCCACCGCGGGTTTACACCTTACTTTAGTTGCTCTAGGCATTGGCCCCGGCGACGAAGTAATTACGCCTTCGATGACTTGGGTATCTACGGTAAATCTAATTACGCTAATGGGCGCTAAGCCGGTATTTGTCGATGTCGATGCCGATACCTTGATGACCACCGCCGATCGTATAGAAGCACTTATCACCGACAACACCAAACTGATTGTACCGGTGCATTATGCTGGTGCTCCACTTGATCTGGATGCTATTTACGCGTTAGCGGAACGTTTCAATATACCAGTGGTCGAAGATGCAGCCCATGCAATTGGTTGTGAATATAAAGGCCGCCCTATTGGTAAAACAGGTCACTGTATTTTTTCTTTGCATGCAATCAAAAACGTGACAACCGCTGAAGGCGGCATATTCACCACCAACGATGGGCAGTTAGCCGACAGGATCCGCCGACTCAAGTTTCATGGTTTAGGGGTAGATGCCTTTGATCGGGAAACCCACGGTCGTGCACCTCAGGCCGAGGTGATAGAACCCGGCTATAAGTACAACATGCCCGATATTTGCGCTGTACTGGGGCTAGGCCAAATGCAACGCTTAGCGCAAATCACTAAGCAGCGGCAAAATTTGGTGGCCCACTATCGGCAGTTGTTGAGTACGGTTGATGGAATTAGCCCTCTGAGTATTCCGGATTACCCGCATACTCACTGCTGGCATTTAATGATAGTAAGAGTAGAACCTAGTATTTGTGGTTTCGACCGTGATCAACTGATTAGTATGCTAAAACAAGTTGATATAGGTGCAGGCATTCACTTTAAAGCCTGCCATAGTCAAAAATACTATCGCGAAAATTATCAAACACGTTTTGGCGCAATAAACCCAGATCTGAACAATACTGAGTTTAACAGTCAACGAATTTGCTCATTACCACTGTTCCCAGACATGCAGCTAAGCGATGTTGAAAGAGTGGTAGCGGCTATAACTAACTTTATTGGTACCCTTCATGAGGCATAA
- the glpD gene encoding glycerol-3-phosphate dehydrogenase: MEQANDQYNYDLIVIGGGINGAGIAADAAGRGQRVALFEQNDLASATSSASSKLIHGGLRYLEHYEFRLVSEALKEREVLLKMAPHIVEPMRFRLPHRPHLRPWLLIRMGLFLYDNLAQRGTLPGCTGLHFGNDSVLKADITKGFEYSDCWVDDARLVISNALLAEKHGAYIAPRQQVVAAKRQAQHWLVEVRDTHTGIQQQYRCNTLVNAAGPWVQQFIEQHMHQTPPRTIRLVKGSHIVVPRLHQEEQAYILQNTDKRIVFVIPYQQDYSLVGTTDVEYQGNPAKVAISEQEISYLCDVVNQHFKHQISPSDVIHSFSGVRPLCQDESDDPSAVTRDYTLELSEESEGAPLLSVFGGKLTTYRKLAEAALLMLEPRINNLGPAWTKATCLPGGSLQCSRDTFIKQQQNKYPNLDTKLVERWCMQFGSNAGQLLHTAEQQGLGKLFAGTLYQVEVDYLYDKEWAYQAEDILWRRTKQGLHFNAEQQQALSNYVQQKPPLALVENTRANRAQAS, from the coding sequence ATGGAACAAGCAAACGACCAATATAACTATGACTTGATTGTAATAGGCGGTGGCATCAACGGTGCAGGTATCGCAGCTGATGCCGCAGGCCGTGGTCAACGTGTCGCCTTGTTTGAACAAAATGATCTGGCTAGCGCCACCTCCTCTGCCAGCTCTAAGTTAATTCATGGTGGTTTGCGATATTTGGAGCACTATGAGTTTCGTTTAGTCAGTGAAGCCCTTAAAGAGCGAGAAGTGTTATTAAAAATGGCTCCTCACATCGTAGAGCCAATGCGCTTTCGTTTGCCACACCGCCCACACCTTCGGCCATGGTTACTGATCCGCATGGGTTTATTCCTCTACGATAACCTGGCTCAGCGCGGTACGTTACCCGGCTGCACGGGGTTACATTTTGGTAACGATAGCGTACTAAAAGCCGACATTACCAAAGGCTTTGAATACTCTGATTGCTGGGTCGATGACGCCCGCTTAGTAATTAGCAATGCCCTATTGGCGGAAAAACACGGCGCCTACATTGCACCGCGACAGCAAGTGGTGGCGGCAAAACGCCAAGCCCAGCATTGGTTAGTAGAGGTGCGCGATACGCATACCGGAATACAGCAACAATACCGTTGTAATACTTTGGTAAATGCTGCTGGGCCGTGGGTACAGCAATTTATCGAACAACACATGCACCAAACACCACCTCGCACTATTCGTTTAGTCAAAGGCAGTCACATCGTTGTACCAAGGCTACACCAAGAGGAACAAGCTTATATCCTGCAAAATACCGACAAACGCATCGTATTTGTCATCCCCTATCAACAAGACTACTCCTTAGTCGGCACAACCGATGTCGAGTACCAAGGTAACCCAGCAAAAGTAGCGATCTCCGAACAAGAAATTAGTTATCTTTGCGATGTGGTGAATCAGCACTTTAAACACCAAATTTCACCTAGTGACGTTATTCACTCGTTCTCTGGCGTTAGACCACTGTGCCAAGATGAATCAGACGATCCCTCAGCGGTGACTCGCGATTACACCTTAGAGCTCAGCGAAGAAAGCGAAGGTGCGCCACTATTATCGGTATTTGGTGGCAAACTGACCACCTATCGAAAACTCGCAGAAGCGGCCTTGTTAATGCTAGAACCTCGAATCAATAATCTTGGCCCAGCCTGGACAAAAGCCACTTGCTTACCCGGCGGCTCACTACAGTGTTCAAGAGACACCTTTATTAAGCAGCAGCAAAACAAATACCCGAATCTTGATACGAAATTGGTCGAGCGCTGGTGTATGCAATTTGGCAGCAATGCTGGTCAGCTATTGCATACTGCTGAACAACAGGGCTTAGGTAAGCTATTTGCCGGTACACTGTACCAAGTAGAAGTGGATTACTTGTATGATAAAGAATGGGCTTATCAAGCTGAAGATATTCTATGGCGACGTACAAAACAGGGTTTGCACTTTAACGCTGAGCAACAACAAGCATTGTCTAATTATGTGCAGCAAAAGCCCCCCTTAGCGCTGGTAGAGAATACCCGTGCTAACAGGGCTCAGGCTAGCTAG
- a CDS encoding MBL fold metallo-hydrolase: protein MKIHQLEGFIQNIFLVEYPDKLLLLDGCCRADVPLVKSFITQDLGRPFEQLKLIMVTHMHPDHAGGASYLQRHYAIDVAAANCPGEWYQGVAGRCQHLVDLGLAYYVGRRHQRRRANLWYPPVIKADHRLHDCQLIPGFNDWQVLFTPGHTDRDLSLYHPTSQTLYVADTILRVKGKLICPFPISQPAAYRASLERYRPLEVSQYLLAHGQGGVISSEELSALQQLCPNSPSTYKGFLGSLIRKRFA, encoded by the coding sequence ATGAAGATTCACCAGCTTGAAGGCTTTATTCAAAATATTTTTTTAGTGGAGTACCCCGATAAGTTACTGCTGCTCGATGGCTGTTGTCGTGCAGATGTACCGTTAGTAAAAAGCTTTATCACCCAAGACCTAGGTAGACCATTTGAGCAGCTTAAGTTGATTATGGTTACCCATATGCACCCCGACCACGCCGGTGGTGCTAGCTATTTACAGCGTCACTACGCTATCGATGTGGCTGCTGCAAATTGTCCTGGAGAGTGGTATCAAGGTGTTGCTGGGCGCTGTCAGCATCTCGTTGATTTAGGCTTGGCCTATTACGTAGGGCGACGCCATCAACGTCGCCGTGCTAATTTGTGGTATCCGCCGGTCATCAAAGCCGATCACCGCTTGCATGATTGTCAGCTAATACCGGGATTTAATGATTGGCAAGTCCTGTTTACCCCAGGTCACACCGACCGCGATCTATCCTTGTATCACCCTACCAGCCAAACCTTGTACGTGGCAGATACTATTTTACGGGTAAAAGGAAAGTTGATATGTCCTTTTCCAATAAGCCAACCGGCCGCCTATCGGGCATCTTTAGAGCGATATCGTCCGCTGGAGGTTAGCCAGTACTTACTGGCACATGGCCAAGGGGGAGTGATTAGTAGTGAAGAACTGAGCGCCTTACAACAACTTTGCCCAAACTCTCCAAGCACTTATAAAGGTTTTTTAGGTAGCTTAATACGTAAGCGCTTCGCTTGA
- a CDS encoding DeoR/GlpR family transcriptional regulator yields the protein MKQTQRHQQILQVIKTQGFVATEELVETLNVSPQTIRRDLNVLAEQKLIHRHHGGASLLASSVVNDSYSNRKIKQHLEKESIALKIAEQIPNGASLFLDIGTTAETIARALLNHRDLRIITNNIHVAALLMVKDDFNVIMAGGALRNKDGGIVGEATIDFIKQFRLDYGVITVSGIDLEGSLLDFDYHEVRVTQAIIACSRNVILAADHSKFGRNAMINIGNIAQVDQLYTDKSVPQDIADILKREEVQLRLCPPALNGQSSEALTY from the coding sequence GTGAAGCAGACCCAACGCCACCAGCAAATACTGCAAGTGATTAAAACCCAAGGTTTTGTCGCGACAGAAGAACTCGTTGAAACGCTAAATGTAAGCCCGCAAACCATTCGCCGAGACTTAAATGTATTGGCCGAGCAAAAACTCATTCACCGCCACCATGGCGGGGCATCGCTGCTAGCTAGCAGTGTAGTAAATGATTCATATTCCAACCGTAAAATTAAACAACACTTAGAAAAAGAGAGCATCGCCTTAAAAATTGCGGAACAGATCCCCAATGGTGCTTCGTTGTTTTTAGATATCGGGACCACTGCAGAAACTATTGCTCGCGCCCTACTTAATCATCGAGACCTACGCATTATCACCAACAATATTCATGTTGCAGCGTTGCTCATGGTGAAAGATGATTTCAACGTCATTATGGCGGGAGGGGCCTTGCGAAATAAAGATGGCGGCATAGTGGGCGAGGCCACCATCGACTTTATTAAGCAGTTTCGCTTAGATTATGGCGTGATTACCGTCAGCGGCATTGATTTGGAAGGCTCGTTACTCGACTTCGACTACCATGAAGTACGGGTAACTCAAGCGATTATTGCTTGTTCTCGCAATGTTATTTTAGCCGCAGACCACAGTAAATTTGGCCGTAATGCAATGATCAACATTGGCAACATAGCGCAGGTTGATCAGCTTTATACCGATAAGTCAGTCCCCCAAGATATTGCCGATATTTTAAAGCGTGAAGAAGTTCAATTACGTTTATGTCCGCCAGCACTAAACGGTCAATCAAGCGAAGCGCTTACGTATTAA